CCCCGCATCGCCGTGAAGACTCCGTCAACAGAACGTTGAATTTCGCTCTGTGGAAGTAGATGGGGAGGTTCCGGTGTCCGCCGACGTCGTGGAACTGGTACTGCGCTCGACGCGCGTCATCACCCCCGAGGGGACGCGTGCCGCCTCGGTCGCCGTCGCCGCCGGGAAGATCGCGGCCGTACTGCCGTACGAGGCCGAGGTGCCGGCCGGGGCCCGGCTGGAGGACTTCGGGGACGACGTACTGCTCCCCGGCCTGGTCGACACCCACGTCCATGTGAACGACCCCGGCCGCACCGAGTGGGAGGGCTTCTGGACGGCCACCCGCGCCGCCGCGGCCGGTGGCATCACCACCATCCTGGACATGCCGCTCAACTCCCTCCCGCCGACCACCACGGTCGACAACCTGCGCGTCAAGCAGGAGGTCGCCCGCGCCAAGGCGCACGTGGACATCGGCTTCTGGGGCGGCGCGCTGCCCGACAACGTCAAGGACCTGCGCCCGCTGCACGACGCCGGGGTCTACGGCTTCAAGTGCTTCCTGTCGCCCTCCGGCGTGGACGAGTTCCCCGAGCTGGACCAGGAGCAACTGGCCACCTCCCTCGCCGAGATCAGCGGCTTCGGCGGCCTGATGATCGTGCACGCCGAGGACCCGCACCACCTGGAGTCCGCGCCGCAGGTGCCCGGCCCCAAGTACGCCGACTTCCTCGCCTCCCGCCCGCGGGACTCCGAGAACACCGCGATCGGGAACCTGATCGCCCAGGCCAGGCGGCTGGACGCGCGCGTCCACGTGCTGCACCTGTCCTCCTCCGACGCGCTGCCGCTGATCGCCGCCGCCAAGGCCGAGGGCGTACGGATCACCGTCGAGTCCTGCCCGCACTACCTCACCCTCACGGCCGAGGAAGTGCCGGACGGCGCCAGCGAGTTCAAGTGCTGCCCGCCCATCCGCGAGGCCGCGAACCAGGACCTCCTGTGGGAGGCGCTCGCCGACGGCACCATCGACTGCATCGTCTCCGACCACTCGCCCTCCACGGCGGACCTGAAGACGGACGACTTCGCGACCGCGTGGGGCGGCATCTCCTCCCTCCAGCTGGGTCTCCCGGCGATCTGGACCGCGGCGCGCGAGCGCGGGCACAGCCTGGAGGACGTCGTCCGCTGGATGTCGGCCGCCCCGGCCAAGCTGGCGGGCCTCCCCGGCAAGGGCGCGATCGAGGCCGGCCGCGACGCCGACTTCGCCGTCCTGGCCCCCGAAGAGACCTTCACCGTGGACCCGGCCCACCTGCACCACCGCAACCGGGTCACGGCGTACGCGGGCAAGACCCTGCACGGCGTCGTGAAGTCCACCTGGCTGCGCGGAACGCAGATCGCCGACCACGGCACCCCGAACGAGCCCACCGGCCGACTCCTCGAAAGGCAGAACTGACAAGTGGCGATTCCCTCCTTCACCGGTAACGCGAACCCGTACGGGGGCGGCGACCCGTACGCGGACTACCGCACCGCGGACTTCCCGTTCACCCAGTACGCGAACCTTGCCGCCCGCACCCTGGGTGCCGGTGTCACCTTCGCCAACGACGAGTTCTTCGCCGAGCGCGAGAACCTGCTCATCGAAGAGGCCGCGCACTTCGACCCCGAGCACTTCGGCCACAAGGGCAAGGTCATGGACGGCTGGGAGACCCGCCGCCGCCGCGGCGTCTCCGCCGAGC
This is a stretch of genomic DNA from Streptomyces sp. NBC_00536. It encodes these proteins:
- the allB gene encoding allantoinase AllB, encoding MSADVVELVLRSTRVITPEGTRAASVAVAAGKIAAVLPYEAEVPAGARLEDFGDDVLLPGLVDTHVHVNDPGRTEWEGFWTATRAAAAGGITTILDMPLNSLPPTTTVDNLRVKQEVARAKAHVDIGFWGGALPDNVKDLRPLHDAGVYGFKCFLSPSGVDEFPELDQEQLATSLAEISGFGGLMIVHAEDPHHLESAPQVPGPKYADFLASRPRDSENTAIGNLIAQARRLDARVHVLHLSSSDALPLIAAAKAEGVRITVESCPHYLTLTAEEVPDGASEFKCCPPIREAANQDLLWEALADGTIDCIVSDHSPSTADLKTDDFATAWGGISSLQLGLPAIWTAARERGHSLEDVVRWMSAAPAKLAGLPGKGAIEAGRDADFAVLAPEETFTVDPAHLHHRNRVTAYAGKTLHGVVKSTWLRGTQIADHGTPNEPTGRLLERQN